A genome region from Equus caballus isolate H_3958 breed thoroughbred chromosome 19, TB-T2T, whole genome shotgun sequence includes the following:
- the FBXO40 gene encoding F-box only protein 40, which translates to MGRARRPPPGQHRHCERCFNRHCHVPVEPNVSCLVINCHLSCGATFHMCKEAEHELLCPLEQVPCLNSEYGCPLSMSRHKLAKHLQVCPASVVCCSMEWNRWPNVDSETTLHENIMKETPSEECLDTALALQDQKVLFRSLKMVELFPETREPTEEEPIMNGEASWEEMGGAVGGADARLVSNDSLSATNGEMVELSQEEREVLAKTKEGMDLAKFDKWENMFSKEHAASALTDSSTSCESKSRKGPGKEQISSGNNMVKEDTANEKEPQENQKQQDSHGAMETTGLAPWQDGVLERLKTAVDAKDYNMYLVHNGRMLIHFGQMAACTPKERDFVYGNLEAQEVKTVYTFKVPVSYCGKRARLGDAMLSCRPGEHKAVDTSDLGITVEDLPKSDLIKTTLLCALERELKGHVISESRSIDGLFMDFATQTYNFEPEQFSSGTVLADLLTTAEPGGLHVELHSESVTRRHNKSSSAFTFTCNKFFRRDEFPLHFKNVHTDIQSCLNGWFQHRCPLAYLGCTFIQNHFRPPGQKAKVIYSQELKTFAIKPEVASELSEGRKNNHLSSHGGKNQNSLTSLPLEVLQYIAGFLDSISLSQLSQVSVLMRNICATLLQERGMVLLQWKKKRYSHGGTSWKVHREIWQFSSLFSKIKSWEFNEVASMSEHLKACPFNIVEHKTDPILLTSMCQPREQAQESLVTTFRARARGRHAY; encoded by the exons ATG GGCAGGGCACGCAGGCCTCCACCAGGGCAGCACAGGCATTGTGAGAGATGCTTCAACCGTCACTGCCATGTTCCTGTGGAGCCCAATGTCTCCTGCCTGGTGATAAACTGCCACCTGTCCTGTGGCGCTACCTTCCACATGTGCAAAGAGGCAGAACATGAGCTTCTCTGCCCCTTAGAGCAGGTTCCGTGTCTCAACTCTGAATATGGCTGCCCCCTTTCCATGTCCCGCCACAAGCTGGCCAAGCACCTGCAAGTGTGCCCCGCCAGTGTGGTCTGCTGCTCCATGGAGTGGAACCGCTGGCCAAACGTGGACTCTGAAACAACCCTTCATGAGAACATCATGAAAGAGACCCCCAGTGAGGAGTGTTTGGACACAGCCCTGGCCCTCCAGGACCAGAAGGTCCTTTTCAGATCTCTGAAAATGGTAGAACTTTTCCCAGAAACCAGAGAACCCACTGAGGAGGAACCTATTATGAATGGTGAAGCCAGTTGGGAGGAAATGGGAGGAGCAGTGGGTGGAGCAGATGCCAGGTTGGTATCAAACGACTCTCTGTCAGCGACTAACGGAGAGATGGTagagctgagtcaagaagaacgAGAGGTGTTAGCCAAAACCAAAGAAGGGATGGACCTGGCCAAGTTTGACAAGTGGGAAAATATGTTCAGCAAAGAGCATGCAGCTTCTGCTTTAACGGACTCATCAACGAGCTGTGAGAGCAAGAGCAGGAAAGGCCCAGGGAAAGAACAGATTTCCAGTGGCAATAACATGGTAAAAGAAGATACTGCCAATGAGAAAGAACCGCAGGAAAACCAGAAGCAGCAGGACTCTCATGGAGCCATGGAAACGACAGGGCTTGCCCCTTGGCAGGATGGTGTTCTGGAAAGACTGAAAACGGCTGTGGATGCAAAGGACTATAATATGTATCTGGTGCACAATGGGAGGATGCTTATTCACTTTGGTCAGATGGCTGCTTGTACACCTAAGGAGAGAGACTTTGTTTATGGCAACCTGGAAGCTCAGGAAGTGAAGACTGTTTACACCTTCAAAGTTCCTGTGAGCTACTGTGGGAAGCGGGCTCGCCTTGGAGACGCCATGTTGAGTTGTAGGCCAGGTGAACACAAGGCAGTAGATACTTCAGATTTGGGGATCACTGTGGAGGACCTACCCAAATCAGATCTCATCAAGACCACCCTCCTGTGTGCTTTGGAAAGAGAACTCAAAGGTCATGTCATCTCCGAATCCAGGAGCATTGACGGGCTGTTTATGGATTTTGCTACACAGACATACAATTTTGAGCCGGAACAGTTTTCCTCTGGGACGGTGCTGGCTGACCTCCTAACCACTGCCGAACCGGGTGGGCTCCATGTGGAGCTCCACAGTGAGTCTGTGACCAGGAGGCACAACAAGAGCAGCTCTGCCTTCACTTTCACTTGCAACAAATTCTTCAGGAGGGATGAATTCCCCCTACACTTCAAGAACGTCCACACAGACATTCAGTCATGTCTCAACGGCTGGTTCCAGCATCGATGCCCCCTCGCCTACTTGGGATGTACATTTATTCAAAACCATTTCCGTCCCCCAGGGCAAAAGGCAAAAGTCATCTATAGTCAGGAGCTTAAGACCTTTGCCATCAAGCCGGAGGTTGCTTCAGAGCTCAGTGAGGGAAGGAAGAACAACCACCTCTCAAGCCATGGAGGAAAAAACCAGAATTCTCTAACCAGCCTGCCCCTGGAGGTTTTGCAGTACATTGCTGGGTTCTTGGACAGCATCAGCCTGTCCCAGCTCTCCCAGGTGTCTGTGCTGATGAGGAATATCTGTGCCACTTTGTTACAAGAGAGGGGGATGGTCCTCCTGcagtggaagaagaaaagatattCCCATGGAGGCACCTCCTGGAAAGTCCACAGAGAG ATCTGGCAGTTCAGCAGCCTGTTCTCCAAAATCAAGAGCTGGGAGTTTAATgaagttgcttccatgtctgaGCACCTGAAGGCCTGTCCTTTCAACATTGTAGAGCACAAGACTGACCCGATTCTTTTGACCAGCATGTGTCAGCCCCGCGAGCAGGCCCAAGAGAGCTTAGTCACCACCTTTAGAGCCAGAGCACGAGGCAGACACGCCTACTAA